agattttttccggctgtgtactttcaaattctagcgcactcgagctggtttctttaaaaaagtaaatatatatttgtgacCCATTTTTAgaacaatacatattttaagAATCAGAATCTATTCAGGGTTTGTATGCAGCCTTTtgtgttattttttttaattgaaccctgaataataaaaaacatttctgaCAGTAAAAATGGAATAGAACTTTAATATAAAAGGTAGTTATAATTATTGATAGCTAAGTtgattttttctttcttttccttaAGATGTTATATTTGACCCTTTTAAACAATGTGATTTCTGTTTTGATATTATCATAAAAGTACTACTTATTCTTTATCAAATCTGTGAGTTTCTACTGTGTAAATAAAGGTTTCAATCAATACAAAACGTTTTAAAGAGTCGACTAATCTTCCACTATAACACAAAAtacacaacaaaataaaaatatataatactgTGTGTCTCTAAATATTTGTGTTGGAGTTGTTAGGACACTACAGAAAGGTCAATATAAGGAAATAACATTTCTAAAGATACAGTCCACACCTACAATTACTCAACTTTTTCACAGTACTACCCCACCTtctctcacattacagcaacatctGTTTGGTTGTGTGTCTCAGTTGCTCTGTCATAGAGGAAGAAGCAGTGCTAGGCTCAAACATCCTCCAAACGTCTATCAAGGTAAGCAGCATCACATCTGTCCTTTTTAAACCTACATGCACAGGCTCGGAGTGAGGGGAAATATACACTAGCAGTACCTGAACGTTTTTTAGTTTTCCAGATTTGTTTTGACTTTAACAAATCTGTACTTCAAAATCAAAGGAGAGCCACTTGTAATAATAGGAGCTTTATGATCTATTTGTGTTGAATCCAAGCTAAATATTCAAAAACATTATATAATGAATGTCTTACCCTTTCTGGCGAGGTGAAACCTACAGTAAATGCCACTTAGTGTTGGAATGCGTTGCTTTGTTTTAATGTGTGTATAAGTTATCGCTCAATCAATGaatttgtttatatatatatatatatatagcccaaATTCACACATTTTCCATTTGTCTCGGACCctttacagtttgtacagaatatgaatatgttcaAAAGTGGCTATGGCTCATTAAGAGGCGGACAAGTTAAACATGATCGGCCAATTGCTCTTATTTTCCAGTAATTCACTGACCAGACTGCAATCTCTGGTTTGTCAGGAGCTTCCGCCAagcagctttaaaaaaaatcctgGGAAAAAAACAAAGCACATTTACATATAGTATGCAAAAAATTCACTAGCACATTCTGTGCAGATATACACATGCTATATACATATGCAGAAACCACAAGTAAAGCATGAATCGGCATGAGCTCAATCCAACAGATTTATACTGAAAGTGATGTTAACCACTGTTAATGAATGTTTTTTTGCATTGGCCGAACCAGCCTTTTGTATTACTGCTGTGCTACTGTGATAAAGTGTTGTTGTTACCCACAGCTGTGATTTGACTCAGTAGGGAAGGcaatgtaaggcaaggcaaggcaagtttatttatatagcacctttcagcaccaggcaattcaaggtgctttacaaaaatgaaagacattcagataaaggcatttaaaaacagtaaaagataataaaagaaacattaaaacaaaaacaaaaaatgaaagacagggAAAGCAGAGGTTTTACCGATATCATTAACCATCGAAGCTGCAGGCCACAGAGCTGTCATTAAAACAAATTGCTTTCACCTGTGCTTTCTATGCCAGCGTTGTGTTCGAAACCACATAGTAATGTAGGGCAAACTACATAATCTGTGTGTACTGCATGTACCGTTATGTGAACGATGTAGTATGATATTACTAATGAATCTTTCATGCATAAAAGCATATCAAAAATGATGAACAGCTATTGGTCTGGCTCAAAATTTGACACGactgatgcattgtgggacagttTGGTATGTGCTGTAAAATCAAACTGCATAACATTTGCATTAACACATTGTTCCTCCAGTCGATCAGCGTTTGGAGTATCATTTGTATTGTTGCATGGGACTTTGGATAATGTGAGGGCAGTGAACGATCTAGTTTCCCTTGCACAATCTATTATATAGTGAGAAAGCAATGCCACCAAACCAGTTTGCTTGCTACGTTGCGGAGAGACAAATGGCCATTCACTGCTTTGAAATGCTTTCACAAAAAGCGTTTCCAAAAGCAGATGGTTGACATAACAAATTCCAATCTGGAGCCAAGTATGCAGCACACTTCCTCAACCAACCCTGCTTAACACCTTCCATTTGCCTCAATAAGAGTCGCAACTGATTTCCAGGTCATGTGCATTACTGAACGGGTCAAGGAGGCCTTCACCTACAAACTGTCactcaaagagacacaacataaGCACAGGGGGGTGCAAAACAACtaaataattataaaaaatcaccatgaaaagaaaaaaaacactacAACAACTGATTACAAAGATAACTTCAATATCCTTTTCATCTCATTTTCTCTGTCAGCAGATATCATGGAAAAGGGTCAGCCACCTTATCCGACAACGCCAGCCCCCCCGTACCCTGGTCCCCCGGGTCCCCATGTGAACTTGGGTTACCAAAATCAGCCTATGCACCAACCCAGTAAGAGAGAGGCGATCTTCATTTGTGTCATATTGTTCTTCTCCTTTTAGTCCATGTGGAGCCTTTTGGTAGCTTGTATTGCTCTCTATTTAAACGTCTCCTTCCCATATCCAGTTCAACAGCCTGTTTACCAGTTCAACCAACAACAACTTCAGATGGTTCATTCTGGTGAGTGTTTCTCCTTCCTGTTTCTCACAAGGAATAATAATAGCAAAAAAAGAGAGAGCTTTGACGTTTAGTGACAGTTGGTGAGGAGGACTGTGGGTGTCAGTGAGTGTGACAAGGTGTCTCCCTCCAGTGAACCAGgtggtggtggtgcagcagctgCCGACTGAAGTTCCTGGACAGATGGTGTGCCCGCACTGCCGAGCCACCGTTGTCACTAAAGTGAACTACGTAAGCGGCTTGCTCACCTGGCTGCTCTGTGGCATACTGGGAGTCTTCCTGTGAGTACCTACATGATGCTTTGCTACTTTGTTTTATTTGCGGCAGATATTCTTTTAGATTCTTTGTTCTTGACCTTACTTAACACATACATTGATATCTTATTCTGGTACTGAATGTTATATAGCAAACAGTATAATACATGCTTACTGCAGTTGATACTATTTTATTGTCTGTTGACATGCATTccaaattattatttgtgttAATGAGTGAAGTGATAAAGCAATATGAATACATTATGGTAATATTATTGCCTTGATGTATTCTTCATACATAGTGTTAACAGCCAATTTTTATGTAACTATGCTAGGTTGAGCTAAGTCACATTTTGAAGGCAGCATGGGAGCTTTATAACCTAAAATAAAGGTGCTGGCCTTACTGTAGTATTATTTTTGACTTAATTCTGATACTCCACATCAGGTGCTGGTTTTGCTGTATAATCCCCTTCTTCGTGGATTCAGTCAAGGATGTGGAGCACTCCTGCCCCTCCTGTAACAGAGTCCTGCACATCCATAAACGCAGGTGAAACAGTAGTACTGTGACAACTGCACTGAAGCCACAACAAGAGGCAACCCGTGACTGAATATAGACCAGGTCGGGAGCCCAACCATACTGTATGCCAACACATCGTACGTCATCATAACAATAAGACCTCTTGAGTAAAATGTGGGTTGTGCA
Above is a window of Pseudochaenichthys georgianus chromosome 1, fPseGeo1.2, whole genome shotgun sequence DNA encoding:
- the LOC117461418 gene encoding LITAF domain-containing protein-like, which produces MEKGQPPYPTTPAPPYPGPPGPHVNLGYQNQPMHQPIQQPVYQFNQQQLQMVHSVNQVVVVQQLPTEVPGQMVCPHCRATVVTKVNYVSGLLTWLLCGILGVFLCWFCCIIPFFVDSVKDVEHSCPSCNRVLHIHKRR